CGTGGATGACCGATGTCACGTTGATGCCGGACATGGACTTGCTGCTTATTTTGGACCGCATATATGTCGTTTCGTTAAGCATTTCCGCAGGCGCTTTGTTTGTCATGTTCGTCGTCTCGGTGATCGATTTTGCCTATCAAAAATTCGAATTCACCAAATCGATGAAAATGAGCCGCCAAGAGATTAAGGACGAACACAAAGACACCGAGGGCGACCCGCAAATTAAAGCGCGGATTCGCAAGCTTAGGATGGAACGCGCCCAACAACGGATGATGTCCAATATCCCCAATGCAGATGTGGTGGTTACCAACCCGACGCACTATGCTGTAGCCCTGGAATACAAGATGGATGCCATGGGCGCGCCGAAGTTGGTTGCAAAAGGTGTGGATTCTCTGGCATTTAGGATCAGGGAAGTGGCCGAAGAACATGACGTGCCCATCGTCGAAAACCCACCACTGGCCCGCGCGCTCTATGCGGCGGTGGAAATTGACGAAGAGATTCCTGTAGAACACTACCAAGCCGTAGCCGAAGTTATCGGTTACGTTATGGGCTTGAAAGGAAATGGACCAGGTGGCGGCGGACAAACCATCAACTGACGAGGCAACCGTGAAAGCGGGTGGATTGGATGATCTGCCCACCATGGAAGACTTGCGCGCGCACATGGCCGCCAATTCTGAGCTGCCCCAGCCAGAGCACAAGACATCGCCCGAACCTGAACCAAAGCCTGCTTTAGTACCGGACGTGGGGCTTGGCGAACGCGAGCCAGAGTTAGATTTACCTCCACCGCCGACGGCTGCAGACAAGGGGCAAAAACCGCCACCGTACCTGACGCGCGGCGGGCCATTGAAGGAAGAGTTAGGCCCCAGCGACGGCGCAAAAATCAAATCGGATAGTTTCCGTCCGTCACGCGGCCCGAACCCGGCGTGGTTCGCCGTGCCTGCCGCGTTGGCAGGGGCTGCGACTTGGGCTTTGGGGGCAGGGGTTTTGCCGGGTGGTTCTGGGCTGCTGAGCACGACGGCATTGACGCTCAGCGGGGCGCTGGCCGTGTTGACGGCGTGGTCCATTGGGCGTCGTACCCGCACGGATGAAGAAGAACGCTTGGTCTATATGGCCGCAGGCGAAACCGGTGATCCGTTGATGTTGAGCGATGACAAAGGGCGGGTTCTGTACGCCAATGAAGCCATGCGCGCCCTGTTTCATCCCAGTGCCATCGCAGAGGTTCCCAACGCCATTCGCTTTTCCGAACAAGACAGTGAAAGCCCAACTGTGATCCGGCGCATGTTGAGCGCGGCGAGCGGCGGCGCCAAGGACCGCGCAGAGCTGCCCTTGATGCAAGGCGGCGGGATCATCTGGCTGAGTTTCAGCGCCAAGCCCACCGGTAAGCCTGGCAGCGGCATTGTGGCGTGGTCGGCGCGCGATGTCACGGCGCGCCGGGAATTGGACCAGGTGCGTTCGACCGAGGAAGCCTTGCTGGCGGACTTGCTGGACAATTTGCCCGTAGGCTTTTTCTCGGTCGATGGTACGGGGCGGATGGTCTACGCCAACGACACACTGTGTTCGTGGCTGGGTGTGAGCTTAAGCCAAATTCGCGACAAAAATTTGGGCTTTGCTGAATTCGTCACGGAATTGGTCCCCAACGACAGTGAAGATGACGACGGCGACAATGGCCAAGTCACGTTGAAGCCGCTGCACCGTGGGGAAACGTTCAAAGCGTTCTTGCTGCAATCGGGGCGCATTAATGATGACGGCGATCTGCTCTATACGCGCTCCATTGTGGTGCGTGATTTGGTGCGCAAGCAACCGCCGCCGGAAACGGCTGTGGTCGCGCATCCGGGTGCAGACGAAGACATTTCCGATATTGCCCGACGTCTCTACTGGCTGTTCGACGAAGCCCCCGTCGCCATCGCCATGTTGGACATGAAGGCCAACATCACCGACTGCAACGGGGCGTTCTTAAAAATGTTGGGCTTGCACAAAGACGACGTGCAGGGCAGACCGCTGACCGACCGCTTGACCCGCGAAGACCGGGGCGACGTGGGGGGGCAGCTGTCCAAAGTCGTGATGGGCATCTTGCGCGCCGCACATATCGAAGTCCGGATGCCGGCCCCCGGTGGACGCGAAGTGACGGCGTCCTTGTTTGCTTCGCGCATGGAAGACGCCTTTGGCGAGGTCACAGGACTGCTTTTGCACTTCATCGACACCACCGAACAAAAGCATTTGGAAGTCCAGTTCGCGCAATCGCAAAAAATGCAGTCCATCGGCCAGTTGGCAGGGGGCATCGCGCATGACTTCAACAACTTGCTCACCGCGATGATTGGGTTCTCGGATTTACTGCTGACCCGCCATGGTCCGGAAGATCCGTCGTTTAACGACATCAACCAAATCCGCCAAAACGCGGTGCGTGCAACATCGTTGGTGCGCCAATTGTTGGCGTTTTCGCGCAAGCAAACCTTGGAACCCCAGGTGATCGAGGCGAAAGAGAAGTTGTCCGACCTCTCCGAAGTCATGAGCCGTTTGATCGGGCCGACCATTGAGCTCAACATCGAACATTCGCGCGATCTGTGGCCCATTCGTGTGGACCCAACCCAGTTTGATCAGGTCATTTTGAACTTAGCCGTGAACGCGCGCGACGCCATGCCGGGCGGTGGGACGCTGACCATCCGCACGTCGAACCTTGTGTTTGAGGAACCGACCCAGCGCGGTCTTGAGCACGTTCCGGCAGGCGAATATGTGACCATTGACGTGATCGATACGGGCGAAGGCATCCGTAAAGAAGACCTTGGGCGCATTTTTGAGCCGTTCTTTTCCACCAAAGAGGTGGGCGAGGGCACAGGCCTGGGCCTGTCCACGGTTTATGGCATCGTGCACCAGACGGGCGGGCATATTTTTGTCGACAGTGCGCCGGGTGAGGGGGCTGCGTTTACCGTGTGTCTGCCCCGTTTTGACGAAAGCCGCGGCACACCGCAGGTGGTTGACGCCGATCCCCAGACCCCAGATCCCCAGACCCAAGACCCTGAGCCCCAAACGCCGGAGCCTGCTGAACAACCGGGCCTTATGTCCGAGCGCGACAGCGGCGACGAAGCGGATTTGACCGGCGACGGCACCATTTTGCTGGTCGAAGACGAAGACGCTGTGCGCATGTTTGGTGCCCGCGCCCTGCGCAACAAGGGCTACACCGTGCTGGAAGCCGAAAACGGCGAAGAAGCCTTGGAAGTCATCAACGGAACCGAAGAAGAGATCGATCTGATCGTCACCGACGTGGTCATGCCCGGTATGGACGGCCACACCTTGGTGCAGTTCGTGCGCCAAGAAATTCCGGATATGAAGGTGATCTTGATCTCCGGCTTTGCCGAAAACGTGATCCCCGGTGGGATTGATGAAAACGCAGGCTTCGCGTTTCTGCCCAAACCCTTCTCGCTCAAAGACTTAGCAGCAAAGGTCAAATCCGTGTTGGCCGAATAATCCGCCTTACCACGGTAATTCAGGTTGGCACGGCAGGGGGGTGCCGTAGGAATTGTCGATGGAACAGAGCCACTTTCCTGTATTTGGCCCCTCTTTTTGCAGCTTAAAAATGTAGGTCGATAGCCGCTGTTCGCTATGGGGGCTGCCGTCGGCCATGGTGGCGTTGACGGTGGTGAGTGTGGTGGCCAAGGCCATGTTGCTTTCCACCAAGACCTTCAGGTCGGTTTGGCTGACCTGTAGGGTGTGATTGAAGTACGCGGCGATGAGCTCCAGCGTCGTGCGAATGTCGGCCTTGCCCTTTACGGGTTGGCCCTCATGGACCATCAGCACCGCATCGTCGGTGAAGCACGCAATCACCCCGTCAATATCGCCCCGGTTCAACGCGGCCCCGGCTGTGTCCAGCACGGCTTTGATATCTTGCTTGCTCACGGCGCGCGCCCCTTTCTTCTCTATGACGCACAAAGACAGGCTTTGTGCCGGACGGTATTGAGAAAAAAGACAAAGCCCACACTCAAAACAGGGCTTTTGGCCCCGGTTTTGCAACGACCGCGCAGATATTCATTTTTGTCGCCTGTGCGACAATCATCAGCGAGGATTGAGATGTTACTGGAAACCTATAAAGAAAACGAATTATTCAGCCTTACCAACGTGTTAGGCGAGCCGAGCTCCGGCAAGGAAGCGTTTCGCGGCGATTTGGTGATTGAGCTGGGCGACATGCATGAAAGCTCACAAACCCGCAACCCGCCGAAAAAAGTTCTGGAGCAAGCCGTGCTGTTCATTGACGGCGGCAAGATTTCCTTCATGGCCGGTTACTTGGTCGACATCGCGTTGTTGGGCGATCTGGTGGAAAAATTCAGCAGCGATTTCGCCGATGACATGACCGCCGTGGTCTACGTCTTCAACATCGACGCCCCTATGCAGGTTGAAGTGGGCTCGGTCACCTTTTCCGTTATTCCCATGACCCAAGGTTTGGTGTGGAACGAGCTTTTGGACTTGGTCTATCTGGACAAATCCGATCTCAAAGGCCAAAGCCCGGAAGAAAAAGTCGAAACCGTGGCTGATGCTCGCGCTGAAGTGAAAGCCAAAGGCGACATCCTGGACGTCGTCGCAGCTGCTGCTAAATCCAACGGTGCGGTGCGCGAATTGGACGGCCCAGTGTAAGCTAAGCTTCGCAAATCTCTAAAAAAGCGGGGCAGTTGCTCCGCTTTTTTTGTCTCTATATAAATCATACTAACCAGGGACACATAGACATACAGGGACATGTTCGCTACTCTAGAGGTCAAGTTTCTGGGCAGAGGGAAATATTATGGCTCGATTGGCACGCGTGGTGGTCCCCGGGGCACCACACCACATCATTCAACGCGGCGTAAACGACGAACAGGTCTTTATGAGTGATGACGACTACAAGCTCTATATCGAACTGATGAGCGAATGGTGCGCAAAGCACAAGGTCAAGGTCTTGGCCTATGCCTTGATGCCCAACCAAGTGCAATTGGTTGTGGTCCCCAAAACCGCGAACGGCTTGGCGCGCGCCATCGGCGAAGCGCACCGGCGCTATGCCCGCACCGTCAACACCCGCGAAAATTGGGCCGGGTATCTGTGGCATGGACGCTTTCAGTCTTATCCGCTGGACACTGCCCACACGCTGCCCGCCTGCGCCTACGTGGAACGCCGCCCGCAGGCCACAGGTGCCGCCAAAACCGCGCGCACCTACAAATGGTCCAGCGCCAAGGCACACTTGAACGGCAAAGACGACGCCCTGGTCACCGTGGCACCCATGCTCAAAAAAGCCAAAGGCGGCTGGGGTGACGTGATCAAAGGCAAGGATGATGCGGACATGGCGAAAGCCCTGGAAAGCCACCTTTCTACCGGGCGCCCGCTCGGCAGCGACAAGTTCTTGGACAAAGTCGAAGCCCAGCTCGGCCGTACCCTGCGCCCGCAAAAGCGGGGGAGGAAGCCGAAGAAGGGGTGAGGTTAGCCCAGGGTGGAGGCTTCTCTTTCTTCCCACGTTTCAAGGACAAACAGCGACAAAGTGTGCGCTGCGTGGACAGCTAAGCGTGCGTGCCTTGGTGTAACTTTATACCTCTTCTGACCTTCTTGAGGTTCTGTGCGACCATGCGCGCCGCCTGCGTGGGTCCTAAATGCTCCTATACCACCAGCAATGTTGTAGAGACCCGATAGAATTTTTTTGAGATCATTATCTTCCATTTGAGATGGGTCAAGCCCTAGCGATTTTGCAGTCGCATTCCATAAGGGCATAATGCTTTGCTCTTTCGGCAGGTCATCGCCAGTTCTAGTTAGATAGAATTTGCATATGCTTTCCAAAATTGCACATGCGGCATCTACAGCTTGTCTCGGTTGTAGCTCAATGCTTGCAACCGCACGATCATATTCTTCTTTGACGGTCTCAATGGGTCTTTCTTGAAGGCGTTCTTCAAGAGACAGGCTGGCACCAGTGACACCGCCACGAATAATTAACCCACCGCGACGGTATTGCAGGCCTTCTTGCGAGAAGGCTTTGATCAAATCGTTCTGGTGGGATTTAACTTCATCCCATCGCTCATTGTTGACCTGGTAACCCCAAGAGGTGCTGTTTAGGGAGTCGTCTGATGGAATAGGTTGATCCATAAACTCTGCAATTGCTTGACCTAAGTTATCAATTGGTTTGGTGTTTAATGAATTAGCGTCCCTTAACCACTGCATAACTTTAGTGGGCTTACTTCCAGTAGGAACATCTTCTGGAAAACCAGCCGATAAAAACAACATGTCTATTTGGTCATGTGTGTATTCAGATGACACAATACGAGCTACGGTACCAATAAGAGAGGGGGGAATCTTCATGGGATTGTTTGCCTCAATGAGGGAGTTTTCTTTTTCAGTATCAATTTAAAGTACATTCCTTCAGGACAAGGAACAACTATGTCTCTGGTAGTATTGTGCATACGATGTTTCGTGCGATTCTGTCTCGGAATCTGGCAATGTGTGTATGCTGTTGCATGTTTTAATTTTATCAAAAATTGTGAGAACACTTTGTGAACTCATGTTAAATTAATCAATTAAATCAATGAATTAAAATTTATTTTGACAATAAGAACAAAATAGGTACATCCTGGCTTCATTGAACATCTTGTCACGCTATGAAAGATTGGAGCTAGGGGATCATGTCGCAATCAGCTTTACGCTTAGTGGAGAAAGACTCCGTGGATAAAAACAAAGCGCTGGAAGCCGCCGTCTCACAGATTGAGCGCGCTTTTGGCAAGGGCTCGGTGATGAAACTGGGCCAACGCGAAACCGTCGAGGCCGAGGCCATTTCCACCGGATCGATTGGTGTGGACATCGGGCTCGGCATCGGTGGCCTGCCCAAGGGCCGCATCGTTGAAATTTATGGACCGGAAAGCTCGGGCAAAACCACGCTGGCGCTGCACGTCGTCGCCGAAGCCCAGAAGACGGGTGGAACCTGCGCCTTTGTGGACGCGGAACACGCGCTTGACCCGGCCTACGCCAAAAAATTGGGTGTGAACATTGACGAGCTGCTGATTTCACAGCCGGACGGTGGTGAGCAAGCGCTGGAAATCACCGACACGCTGGTGCGCTCCGGTGCCGTGGACGTTTTGGTGGTGGACTCGGTTGCTGCTCTGGTGCCACGTGCAGAACTCGAAGGTGAAATGGGCGACCATCACGTCGGCCTGCAAGCCCGCTTGATGAGCCAAGCTTTGCGCAAACTCACAGCATCGGTGGCGCGCTCCAACACGCTCGTGATCTTCATCAACCAAATCCGCATGAAAATCGGTGTGATGTTCGGCAACCCCGAAACCACCACCGGCGGCAACGCGCTGAAGTTCTATAGCTCCGTGCGCATGGAAATCCGCCGCATCGGTGCCATCAAGGACCGCGACGAAGTGGTCGGCAACCAGACCCGTGTCAAAGTCGTGAAAAACAAAATGGCGCCGCCGTTCAAAATGATCGAATTCGACATCATGTACGGCGAAGGCATCTCCAAAATGGGCGAGCTGCTGGATCTGGGCCTGAAGGCCGAATTGGTTGAAAAATCGGGTTCTTGGTTCTCATGCAACTCGGTGCGCATCGGCCAGGGGCGGGAAAACGCCAAGAACTACCTGCGCGAAAACCCCGAAATGGCCGAAGAGCTGGAGCGTCAAATCCGCGCCAACGCAGGCCTGATCGCCGAAGAAATGCTGGTCGGTGGCCCCGACAGCGACGCGAAGGACGACGCTGAAGAGTAAGGGCTATCACGCATTCCGCATGATCCCCATGCGAAAGACGCGGTTTTGGAGGTTTCCACACACCTCCGGAACCGCGTTTTTCGTTGGGAAATAGGGGCTCTAGAGTGGACAGAGGGCGCTTTCCTTAGTAAAAGCTCTGTTCGGCCTGATCGTGGGAAATATCCCCTGAAACGGCCCCTGAAACAGTGATGAACCATCCGGACCTACGCCCCATGCAAACCGCAAACGACATCCGCAAGGCCTTTCTCGACTTTTTTGGCAAAAACGACCATGAAATCGTGCCGTCGAGCCCCCTTGTGCCCCACAACGATCCGACGTTGATGTTCGTCAATGCGGGCATGGTGCAGTTCAAAAATGTGTTCACGGGTATGGAAAGCCGCGATTATTCGCGCGCGACCACCTCGCAAAAATGTGTGCGTGCAGGCGGTAAGCACAACGACTTGGAAAACGTCGGCCACACGGCGCGCCACCACACGTTTTTTGAAATGCTCGGCAACTTCTCGTTCGGCGATTATTTCAAGGACGACGCCATCGACATGGCGTGGAAACTGATCACCAAAGAATACGGTCTGGACAAAGACCGCTTGCTGGTCACCGTTTACCACACAGATGACCAAGCCTACGACATCTGGAAGAAGGTCGCTGGCCTGCCTGACGAGCGCATCATCCGCATCCCCACGTCCGACAACTTCTGGTCCATGGGAGACACGGGTCCATGCGGGCCGTGTTCGGAAATCTTTTATGATCACGGCGATCACATCTGGGGCGGCCCTCCGGGCACACCGGAAGAAGACGGCGACCGC
This sequence is a window from Magnetovibrio sp. PR-2. Protein-coding genes within it:
- a CDS encoding PAS domain-containing protein; translated protein: MAADKPSTDEATVKAGGLDDLPTMEDLRAHMAANSELPQPEHKTSPEPEPKPALVPDVGLGEREPELDLPPPPTAADKGQKPPPYLTRGGPLKEELGPSDGAKIKSDSFRPSRGPNPAWFAVPAALAGAATWALGAGVLPGGSGLLSTTALTLSGALAVLTAWSIGRRTRTDEEERLVYMAAGETGDPLMLSDDKGRVLYANEAMRALFHPSAIAEVPNAIRFSEQDSESPTVIRRMLSAASGGAKDRAELPLMQGGGIIWLSFSAKPTGKPGSGIVAWSARDVTARRELDQVRSTEEALLADLLDNLPVGFFSVDGTGRMVYANDTLCSWLGVSLSQIRDKNLGFAEFVTELVPNDSEDDDGDNGQVTLKPLHRGETFKAFLLQSGRINDDGDLLYTRSIVVRDLVRKQPPPETAVVAHPGADEDISDIARRLYWLFDEAPVAIAMLDMKANITDCNGAFLKMLGLHKDDVQGRPLTDRLTREDRGDVGGQLSKVVMGILRAAHIEVRMPAPGGREVTASLFASRMEDAFGEVTGLLLHFIDTTEQKHLEVQFAQSQKMQSIGQLAGGIAHDFNNLLTAMIGFSDLLLTRHGPEDPSFNDINQIRQNAVRATSLVRQLLAFSRKQTLEPQVIEAKEKLSDLSEVMSRLIGPTIELNIEHSRDLWPIRVDPTQFDQVILNLAVNARDAMPGGGTLTIRTSNLVFEEPTQRGLEHVPAGEYVTIDVIDTGEGIRKEDLGRIFEPFFSTKEVGEGTGLGLSTVYGIVHQTGGHIFVDSAPGEGAAFTVCLPRFDESRGTPQVVDADPQTPDPQTQDPEPQTPEPAEQPGLMSERDSGDEADLTGDGTILLVEDEDAVRMFGARALRNKGYTVLEAENGEEALEVINGTEEEIDLIVTDVVMPGMDGHTLVQFVRQEIPDMKVILISGFAENVIPGGIDENAGFAFLPKPFSLKDLAAKVKSVLAE
- a CDS encoding transposase translates to MARLARVVVPGAPHHIIQRGVNDEQVFMSDDDYKLYIELMSEWCAKHKVKVLAYALMPNQVQLVVVPKTANGLARAIGEAHRRYARTVNTRENWAGYLWHGRFQSYPLDTAHTLPACAYVERRPQATGAAKTARTYKWSSAKAHLNGKDDALVTVAPMLKKAKGGWGDVIKGKDDADMAKALESHLSTGRPLGSDKFLDKVEAQLGRTLRPQKRGRKPKKG
- the flhB gene encoding flagellar biosynthesis protein FlhB — translated: MADEDDSQKTEDPTDRKLSKARDKGQVGVSQEVKNWGVLLGSAAMLALMAPWMMERTLIFNQGILSHVEDVNVSLGMISGFMAEILIEMGITVAPAFATLIVLAIVASVAQTGFLVAPSKLMPQVSNISVMKGVKRMFSARSLVEFLKGLFKLTVIGTISFFMAVPWMTDVTLMPDMDLLLILDRIYVVSLSISAGALFVMFVVSVIDFAYQKFEFTKSMKMSRQEIKDEHKDTEGDPQIKARIRKLRMERAQQRMMSNIPNADVVVTNPTHYAVALEYKMDAMGAPKLVAKGVDSLAFRIREVAEEHDVPIVENPPLARALYAAVEIDEEIPVEHYQAVAEVIGYVMGLKGNGPGGGGQTIN
- a CDS encoding abortive infection family protein — translated: MKIPPSLIGTVARIVSSEYTHDQIDMLFLSAGFPEDVPTGSKPTKVMQWLRDANSLNTKPIDNLGQAIAEFMDQPIPSDDSLNSTSWGYQVNNERWDEVKSHQNDLIKAFSQEGLQYRRGGLIIRGGVTGASLSLEERLQERPIETVKEEYDRAVASIELQPRQAVDAACAILESICKFYLTRTGDDLPKEQSIMPLWNATAKSLGLDPSQMEDNDLKKILSGLYNIAGGIGAFRTHAGGAHGRTEPQEGQKRYKVTPRHARLAVHAAHTLSLFVLETWEEREASTLG
- a CDS encoding YybH family protein codes for the protein MSKQDIKAVLDTAGAALNRGDIDGVIACFTDDAVLMVHEGQPVKGKADIRTTLELIAAYFNHTLQVSQTDLKVLVESNMALATTLTTVNATMADGSPHSEQRLSTYIFKLQKEGPNTGKWLCSIDNSYGTPLPCQPELPW
- the recA gene encoding recombinase RecA, producing MSQSALRLVEKDSVDKNKALEAAVSQIERAFGKGSVMKLGQRETVEAEAISTGSIGVDIGLGIGGLPKGRIVEIYGPESSGKTTLALHVVAEAQKTGGTCAFVDAEHALDPAYAKKLGVNIDELLISQPDGGEQALEITDTLVRSGAVDVLVVDSVAALVPRAELEGEMGDHHVGLQARLMSQALRKLTASVARSNTLVIFINQIRMKIGVMFGNPETTTGGNALKFYSSVRMEIRRIGAIKDRDEVVGNQTRVKVVKNKMAPPFKMIEFDIMYGEGISKMGELLDLGLKAELVEKSGSWFSCNSVRIGQGRENAKNYLRENPEMAEELERQIRANAGLIAEEMLVGGPDSDAKDDAEE